A window of Saccharomyces eubayanus strain FM1318 chromosome XII, whole genome shotgun sequence contains these coding sequences:
- the RED1 gene encoding Red1p, which yields MEGLKRKIFGVCLKNDYAEARNETKGIHYSLINMDASEELEELLSLLLRKGEIIRNFELLFHIINFAVKITDSNLPNDNIWRSILKLRYSSEIEVEEDSKVLKYLIKTGISIESPISWKCLAVVSCILDCVPRSKRVISKLIEMEYANSIGQLFDNIQDLQQGNFLVEILSNCFVKSAPNGKNVERIPQLWPTRSKNKLFFENKFYPFRSRNGNSQTCLFLCNNFMSSLSSTGILKQVSYSGSEALKNLRVFKKREECGNSFYFIQCIYNKLYLWLDEKVLLEFERKSIKIIKNLKNKIQIKLKHPFHECANTTADDIAILFNKVRGFQLEFEDNKSGEAFFHKVNNVPKISEVQKFLVLDYIEEEPEDEDEEEENLGRAGLQREGEEEESLDELSTSMSFPIKSSVPHNRNEKVQLATPDRSISIRSDEWDLKSNTEDEGNDVAIPNLKINTSKEGKKEDDFVQIDSEEQSPIVSAQIRKMRRESTKTLEILRQDFEDREVENRDDSPEQLHSPFVNPSSLIVGKSSIVEHREKLDFAHKVTETTKLKSNGSIKKRDINVLDTIFGLPPPKRPKQSNKKDNKQQKTLTNFKPIIDVPSQDKRILRSNAPSKPKSIKKSKLRVSKKAVDKKSTEPDTETGKLDKLPASTEDGKTVIEIAKKKDSAINEEHDNPQEKGSPGINESKEITQNDSKITPEPRINDTFLKSSVIENRTPESKECNITNILESTTVVDLFSPHESSASGQNSFTNKLQEQIYKSINHFSNELVRKISIINQELNIRILKELSEKYQKLFSELQDSFQNDTNEMLKFVGEIKGMINLPEEQLIHAIRTRKFNDNGNK from the coding sequence ATGGAGGGTTTAAAGAGAAAGATATTTGGCGTCTGCCTGAAAAATGACTACGCAGAGGCCAGAAACGAGACCAAAGGAATACACTATAGTCTGATAAATATGGACGCTTctgaagaattggaagagCTACTCAGTTTGCTTTTAAGGAAGGGAGAAATAATTCGAAATTTTGAGTTGTTATTTCACATCATCAACTTTGCCGTCAAGATTACGGattcaaatcttccaaatgATAATATTTGGCGttccattttgaaattgagaTATTCTTCTGAAATCGAAGTAGAAGAGGATTCTAAAGTACTAAAATATTTGATCAAGACAGGCATCTCAATAGAGAGTCCTATTAGTTGGAAATGCTTAGCTGTCGTTAGCTGCATCCTCGACTGTGTTCCTCGCTCCAAAAGGGTTATAAGCAAGTTGATTGAAATGGAATATGCCAACTCAATCGGCCAGCTATTTGACAACATACAAGATCTGCAACAAGGTAATTTTCTGGTAGAGATACTTTCTAACTGTTTTGTCAAGAGTGCTCCAAATGGTAAAAACGTCGAAAGAATACCTCAATTATGGCCTACGAGGTCTAAGaacaaattattttttgagaaCAAATTTTATCCTTTTAGAAGTAGAAATGGAAATTCTCAGACCTGCCTATTCCTTTGTAATAATTTTATGTCAAGTTTGTCTTCCACGGGAATTCTCAAGCAAGTCTCCTACAGTGGATCCGAAGCATTGAAAAACCTTCGcgtattcaaaaaaagagaagaatgTGGTAAcagtttttatttcattcaATGCATTTACAACAAACTTTATCTTTGGTTAGATGAAAAAGTTCTTCTTGAGTTCGAAAGGAAAAGTATTAAAATAATTAAgaacttaaaaaataagattCAGATTAAATTAAAACATCCCTTCCATGAATGTGCAAACACCACCGCCGATGATATAGCAATCCTATTTAACAAGGTGAGAGGCTTTCAACTAGAGTTTGAAGACAATAAATCAGGCGAAGCATTTTTCCACAAGGTTAATAATGTACCCAAAATAAGTGAAGtgcaaaaatttttggttttggattatattgaagaagagccagaggatgaagatgaagaagaagagaatcTTGGAAGAGCTGGTTTACAGAGAGAAGGCGAAGAGGAAGAATCTCTAGACGAACTATCGACTTCCATGTCATTTCCAATAAAGTCATCCGTTCCTCATAACCGAAACGAAAAGGTTCAGCTGGCCACTCCCGACCGGTCTATATCTATAAGATCAGATGAATGGGATTTAAAGTCAAATACAGAAGACGAAGGAAACGATGTTGCCATTCCTAATCTCAAAATCAATACAAgtaaagaaggaaaaaaggaagatgattttgttcaaaTTGATTCAGAGGAACAGTCACCAATAGTATCCGCTCAGATAAGGAAAATGAGAAGAGAATCCACAAAGACATTAGAGATCTTGAGGCAAGATTTTGAGGATAGGGAAGTAGAAAACCGCGATGATTCACCAGAGCAACTCCACTCGCCATTTGTGAACCCCTCCTCTTTAATTGTCGGTAAATCAAGCATTGTTGAACATAGAGAGAAGCTCGATTTTGCACACAAAGTAACTGAAACAACGAAGCTAAAATCAAATGGCTCCATCAAGAAAAGGGATATTAATGTTTTAGATACCATATTTGGACTGCCTCCACCTAAGAGGCCAAAGCAATCTAACAAAAAGGATAACAAACAACAGAAAACATTAACAAATTTCAAGCCCATTATTGATGTTCCTTCCCAAGACAAACGAATTCTTAGATCAAATGCGCCAAGTAAGCCTAAATctataaagaaaagcaagCTTCGTGTTTCTAAAAAGGCAGTAGACAAAAAATCGACTGAGCCTGACACCGAAACTGGCAAACTTGATAAGCTGCCTGCGAGCACAGAAGACGGTAAGACGGTAATTGAAATagccaaaaagaaagatagCGCCATTAACGAGGAGCATGATAACCCTCAAGAAAAGGGTTCACCAGGTATAAATgaaagtaaagaaattaCTCAAAACGACAGCAAAATAACTCCTGAACCAAGAATCAATGACACATTTCTCAAATCAAGTGTAATAGAAAATCGCACCCCAGAAAGTAAAGAATGTAACATCACAAACATTTTGGAATCTACCACTGTTGTCGACTTATTCTCGCCTCATGAATCATCTGCTTCTGGCCAGAATTCGTTTACAAATAAGCTGCAAGAGCAAATTTATAAGTCAATTAATCACTTTTCGAACGAATTAGTAAGAAAAATCTCCATAATAAATCAAGAGTTGAATATCAGAATCTTGAAAGAGTTGTCTgaaaaataccaaaaattATTCTCTGAATTACAAGATAGTTTCCAGAACGACACCAATGAAATGCTCAAATTCGTGGGAGAAATCAAAGGCATGATTAATCTCCCCGAAGAACAGCTAATACATGCTATTAGGACAAGGAAATTCAATGATAATGGCAATAAATag